One window from the genome of Moorena sp. SIOASIH encodes:
- a CDS encoding acyl carrier protein, with the protein MPSVSEINQENFEDEPKTQSTVSEIQDWLVSYLAELLEIAPNKVDVKKPFERYGLDSSTAIGLTGELEQWLGYEIEPTLLFDYPTIEAVAQHLANQ; encoded by the coding sequence ATGCCTTCAGTTTCTGAGATTAATCAGGAAAATTTTGAAGATGAACCCAAGACTCAGTCAACAGTATCAGAAATTCAGGACTGGTTAGTTTCCTATCTAGCGGAATTACTGGAAATAGCTCCAAATAAGGTGGATGTGAAGAAACCTTTTGAACGCTATGGTTTGGATTCGAGTACAGCAATAGGTCTGACAGGAGAACTCGAACAGTGGCTAGGATATGAGATTGAGCCAACGCTATTATTCGATTACCCCACCATAGAAGCAGTGGCGCAGCATTTAGCTAATCAATAA
- a CDS encoding acyl-CoA dehydrogenase family protein: MKSSSRERAEQIICWLRDYAQRRINSRLMDERRCITPHIVLDFGKKGLLSMIVPQSYGGLGLGYREIIQVVEQVAAIDLNLALFIALNNVLGIYPILKYGTAQIKETYLKNLTEGRDLAAFAITEPGAGSNPRGIKAKAQADGKGGWLLSGTKIWSGSASWSSVISTCAYVVDEQGESLGMTAFTIPENAQGLRQGPEALTMGMRGMVQNKIYFDQVKVNRQNVLGEIGSGFKVAHDVMQLGRLGIGAISLGGMKRCAQLMLRYGKRRSLGMERLITKQITLERLSDLTAAIGAIECLLNSIATWLDEGKPVPEQAYIVSKIIAPELMWQAADNLVQLLGGRGYIESNLAPQILRDARVLRIFEGPTETLQIHLGFLALYHTPQLCSSINEFLEATKVSDKLQNTADFCRSYMKQKKLSWNAHDKISEKKLSQRLSQIIAENLGDVAAWAFMFGCVQKIYKSEQTDELKRISNWTQKHFYTKIANAIQEDFYEQSRMNNNQVENIINQYAETIGNVEQTLAGEDNQLDEYLCKNEKLQ, encoded by the coding sequence TTGAAAAGTTCAAGTCGTGAACGTGCAGAGCAAATCATTTGTTGGTTACGTGATTATGCCCAAAGACGAATCAACTCTAGACTTATGGATGAGCGACGGTGTATTACTCCTCACATCGTTCTAGACTTTGGAAAAAAAGGCTTATTGTCAATGATCGTCCCTCAATCATACGGGGGGCTTGGCTTGGGTTATCGTGAAATTATCCAAGTTGTTGAACAAGTCGCGGCTATTGATCTTAATTTAGCTTTATTCATTGCTCTGAACAATGTTCTAGGCATTTATCCTATTCTTAAGTATGGTACAGCTCAGATCAAAGAAACCTATCTTAAAAACTTGACTGAGGGGAGAGATTTAGCAGCCTTTGCCATTACAGAACCAGGTGCGGGATCTAATCCAAGAGGAATCAAGGCTAAAGCTCAAGCAGATGGAAAGGGTGGATGGTTACTGAGCGGAACCAAGATTTGGAGTGGTTCTGCATCTTGGTCAAGTGTGATCAGTACTTGCGCTTATGTTGTAGATGAACAAGGGGAATCTCTGGGAATGACAGCATTTACCATACCAGAAAATGCCCAAGGCTTGAGGCAAGGTCCGGAAGCTCTCACTATGGGAATGCGAGGTATGGTGCAGAATAAGATTTACTTTGACCAGGTAAAAGTAAATCGTCAAAATGTCTTAGGCGAAATTGGTTCTGGTTTTAAGGTGGCTCATGATGTAATGCAACTGGGGCGACTGGGAATTGGTGCTATCAGTCTTGGGGGAATGAAGCGTTGTGCTCAACTGATGCTTCGTTATGGAAAACGTCGTTCCCTTGGTATGGAACGATTAATAACTAAACAGATTACTCTGGAACGTCTTAGTGATTTAACAGCAGCAATTGGTGCAATTGAGTGCTTGCTAAATAGCATCGCTACATGGTTAGATGAAGGAAAGCCTGTTCCTGAACAGGCGTATATTGTATCAAAGATAATTGCACCCGAATTAATGTGGCAAGCAGCAGATAATCTGGTTCAGCTTCTAGGTGGACGAGGTTATATTGAATCTAACCTTGCCCCCCAAATTTTAAGGGATGCTCGTGTGCTTCGTATATTTGAAGGACCTACAGAAACGTTACAGATACACTTAGGATTTTTAGCTTTATACCATACTCCTCAACTCTGTTCATCTATTAATGAGTTTCTGGAAGCAACAAAAGTCAGCGATAAATTGCAAAACACGGCTGACTTTTGTCGCTCTTACATGAAACAAAAAAAACTATCTTGGAACGCTCATGATAAAATCAGTGAAAAGAAATTAAGTCAAAGATTATCCCAAATAATAGCCGAAAATTTGGGTGATGTTGCGGCCTGGGCATTTATGTTTGGTTGTGTACAAAAAATATATAAAAGTGAGCAAACCGATGAATTAAAACGTATATCAAATTGGACTCAAAAACATTTTTATACCAAGATAGCTAATGCGATTCAAGAGGATTTTTATGAACAAAGCCGAATGAATAATAATCAGGTAGAAAATATTATTAATCAGTATGCTGAAACAATTGGTAATGTGGAACAGACTTTAGCAGGAGAAGACAATCAACTTGATGAATATCTCTGTAAAAATGAAAAGTTGCAATGA
- a CDS encoding acyl-CoA desaturase: protein MSIQSNSSTDVASTRHSGHKPRITIDNEHLQKRQWNFAFATIVVPFVGSSVALGLCWQWGIGAVEVGLLVVMYILTITGVTVGFHRYFSHKAFETKPPIRIILAILGSMAAQGSVINWVATHRRHHQYSDQPGDPHSPHFHEEKSLSKLHGLWHSHLGWMMNSKLTNYGLFAKDILREPILLKINQQYLTWVILGLAIPAALGGVLTWTWLGVFKGFLWGGLLRLFLVHHAYWYIGSSCHTIGSRPFDTRDKSGNQIWAAIPTFGEAWHNNHHAFPNSARFGLQWWQIDFGSWIIRCLELVGLAWNLKVPTPEIVEAKKTTY, encoded by the coding sequence ATGTCAATACAGTCCAATAGCAGCACTGACGTCGCTTCTACTAGACATTCAGGCCATAAACCGCGAATAACCATAGACAATGAACACCTGCAAAAACGGCAATGGAACTTTGCTTTTGCCACTATTGTAGTTCCTTTTGTTGGTTCCTCAGTGGCGCTGGGACTTTGTTGGCAATGGGGCATCGGAGCTGTTGAGGTAGGTCTTCTGGTTGTGATGTACATATTGACGATTACCGGAGTAACTGTCGGTTTTCACAGATACTTTTCCCACAAAGCCTTCGAGACAAAACCACCAATCAGGATTATCCTTGCGATCCTTGGCTCTATGGCAGCTCAGGGCTCCGTGATCAATTGGGTAGCTACTCACCGACGTCATCATCAATATAGTGACCAGCCTGGGGATCCTCATTCACCTCACTTCCACGAAGAGAAAAGCTTGAGTAAACTTCATGGACTATGGCATTCCCATTTAGGGTGGATGATGAACAGTAAATTGACCAATTATGGTCTATTTGCTAAGGATATCTTACGAGAGCCTATCCTGCTCAAAATCAATCAACAGTATCTCACTTGGGTTATTCTCGGTCTAGCGATTCCGGCTGCATTAGGAGGAGTTTTGACCTGGACTTGGTTGGGAGTATTCAAAGGGTTTTTGTGGGGAGGACTCCTGCGTCTTTTCCTAGTACATCACGCTTATTGGTACATTGGCTCTAGTTGTCATACAATTGGCAGCCGCCCCTTTGATACTAGAGATAAAAGTGGAAACCAGATCTGGGCTGCTATACCTACTTTTGGAGAAGCATGGCATAACAACCATCATGCTTTTCCTAACTCAGCTAGGTTCGGTCTGCAATGGTGGCAAATTGACTTTGGATCTTGGATAATTCGCTGTCTTGAATTAGTTGGTTTAGCTTGGAATCTTAAGGTGCCAACCCCAGAAATAGTAGAGGCAAAAAAAACGACATACTAA
- a CDS encoding NAD(P)-binding domain-containing protein — protein sequence MMENKRCLIVGAGLSGLVTAKELLDVGIEDVTILEQEEDLGGVWRKYCWSTATLTSSKWITEFGSYPMPDDYPDFPTPEQMMEYLRSFANKFGLEERVRCGITLRAIERKADGKYDVVTNDSTYRDYDFVVLCTGLHGEPNMPALPGLDLFRGKVLHGSKYKTPEAFQGKRVLCTGLGESGIGINSEISSVAARTVVSATSYTPFPRIYPFTCNPIDQMMYWPIGQYMGCYQEILTFGMSWYTRLPKIFKPAYARFHRSLRWSPKEWLPEAMLPYRWHGKHWTKPGLRFGKISGNLTRPEAPTDDILFLVHSKKIVPKGRVVRFDETSAYFEDGSREEVDALVVNTGYKPTLLSIKLPNDWKYRHLDLYKGCFHPEMPNLAFVGLVRPTIGSIPAMAEMQARFVAQVFANKVKLPEPQKLEKLIKKEATQHTRECPTMQERLPHVYFFDRWMEEMAELIGCRPRIGKHLSSWKQLQAYLLGAPIPLRFRLRGPGAIANGYDRYAARVAKIYGNRFGAELRNLIFFDFFYPNVLALLLAAILFWVVKLSAGTSLGIAILFWVLYMKVDLFRYVVWFPVLLRIQAILDSTSITAGLRSNLPPYEIPNYKEPKILQTEATVVD from the coding sequence ATGATGGAAAATAAACGTTGTCTAATTGTAGGGGCTGGTCTATCGGGCTTAGTGACAGCAAAGGAGCTATTAGATGTCGGCATTGAAGACGTGACCATTCTTGAGCAAGAGGAAGATTTAGGAGGCGTTTGGCGAAAATACTGCTGGTCTACTGCAACTCTTACCTCTTCCAAGTGGATTACGGAGTTTGGATCTTATCCGATGCCAGATGATTACCCAGACTTTCCCACCCCAGAGCAAATGATGGAATATCTTCGTTCATTTGCCAACAAATTTGGACTGGAGGAGCGTGTCCGTTGCGGGATTACTTTGCGCGCGATTGAGAGGAAAGCTGACGGAAAGTATGATGTAGTTACAAATGATAGCACATACAGGGACTATGACTTTGTTGTCCTCTGCACCGGATTGCACGGGGAACCAAATATGCCTGCCTTGCCAGGGTTAGACCTCTTCCGGGGCAAGGTTCTCCACGGGAGCAAATATAAGACACCAGAAGCATTTCAGGGCAAACGGGTGCTATGCACTGGCCTTGGTGAGAGTGGTATTGGTATTAACTCAGAGATTAGTAGCGTGGCAGCAAGAACTGTTGTCTCCGCAACTTCTTATACACCCTTTCCTCGTATTTACCCTTTCACCTGTAATCCTATTGATCAAATGATGTATTGGCCAATCGGTCAGTACATGGGTTGTTACCAAGAAATACTTACCTTTGGGATGAGCTGGTACACTCGGTTACCCAAGATTTTCAAGCCAGCATACGCACGCTTCCATCGGTCATTACGATGGTCCCCTAAAGAGTGGTTGCCAGAAGCAATGCTTCCATATCGGTGGCACGGCAAACACTGGACAAAACCTGGTCTGCGGTTTGGTAAAATCAGCGGCAACCTGACCCGACCTGAGGCACCGACGGATGATATCTTGTTTTTGGTTCACAGCAAAAAGATTGTACCAAAGGGCAGGGTAGTTCGCTTTGACGAGACCAGTGCCTACTTTGAGGATGGCAGTCGAGAGGAAGTTGATGCTTTAGTGGTAAACACCGGCTACAAACCGACTTTGCTGTCTATTAAGTTACCAAACGACTGGAAGTACCGACACCTAGACCTCTACAAGGGTTGTTTCCACCCGGAGATGCCTAACCTGGCTTTCGTTGGTTTAGTCAGACCAACCATTGGCTCAATACCTGCTATGGCAGAGATGCAAGCCCGCTTTGTTGCCCAGGTTTTCGCTAATAAAGTCAAGCTACCAGAACCACAGAAGCTGGAGAAGCTGATCAAAAAAGAGGCAACCCAACACACCCGTGAGTGTCCGACTATGCAAGAGCGCCTTCCCCACGTCTATTTCTTCGATCGCTGGATGGAGGAGATGGCTGAGTTAATTGGCTGTAGACCTAGAATTGGCAAGCATCTAAGTTCTTGGAAACAACTACAAGCTTACCTATTGGGTGCGCCGATACCTCTGCGCTTTCGCCTACGGGGACCAGGTGCGATCGCTAATGGCTATGATCGTTACGCGGCAAGGGTAGCAAAAATCTATGGGAACCGCTTTGGTGCTGAATTGAGGAATCTCATTTTCTTTGACTTCTTTTACCCAAACGTCCTCGCACTGTTGCTGGCAGCAATCCTTTTCTGGGTAGTGAAGCTATCAGCAGGTACCAGCCTTGGTATCGCCATCCTGTTTTGGGTTTTGTATATGAAGGTGGATCTGTTTCGATATGTAGTTTGGTTTCCTGTTTTGTTGAGGATACAAGCTATTCTCGACTCGACTTCTATTACAGCTGGGTTGAGATCAAATCTGCCTCCGTATGAGATACCGAACTACAAAGAGCCGAAAATACTTCAGACTGAGGCTACTGTTGTGGACTAA
- a CDS encoding acyl-CoA desaturase, with protein sequence MNQLDKTKIVEPFTGSYKPNKITITNKNLQKLQRRFAFANVLIPFLGLLVAIELAWQPGISFVAVVLLVIMYSLTMFGVEVGLHRYFSHGAFKTNTAIRVTLAILGSMAAQGPVNYWVCHHRCHHQYSDQPGDPHSPNLHQGQKFGWLRGLWHAHVGWLFESEFRNPIIYAKDLLRDPLIARVNQLYLIWVMLGLIIPTVLGGLITWSWMGALQGFLWGGLIRILLVHHVIWGINSIAHVYGSRPFDTSDRSTNNIWLMLPSLGGSLHNNHHAFPSSAIYGLEWWQIDLGSWVLRLMEKFGLVWNIKRPTVEMVLAKKIKHDS encoded by the coding sequence TTGAATCAGTTAGATAAAACTAAAATAGTTGAGCCGTTTACCGGTTCATATAAGCCAAATAAGATAACGATAACAAACAAAAACCTACAAAAACTGCAACGACGCTTTGCCTTTGCTAATGTTTTAATTCCTTTTCTGGGTTTACTTGTTGCCATCGAACTAGCTTGGCAACCAGGTATTAGTTTTGTGGCAGTAGTATTGTTGGTGATTATGTATTCCTTGACCATGTTCGGTGTCGAAGTAGGTCTTCACCGCTACTTTTCCCACGGAGCCTTCAAAACTAATACTGCTATCCGAGTTACTCTTGCTATCCTTGGCTCTATGGCAGCTCAAGGACCTGTTAACTACTGGGTATGTCACCATCGCTGCCATCACCAATACAGCGATCAGCCAGGAGATCCTCATTCCCCCAACCTCCACCAAGGACAAAAGTTTGGTTGGCTTCGGGGACTATGGCATGCCCATGTGGGTTGGCTATTCGAGAGTGAGTTTAGAAATCCTATAATCTATGCCAAAGATTTGCTTCGAGACCCTCTGATTGCCAGGGTCAATCAGTTATACCTGATCTGGGTAATGCTGGGTCTAATCATTCCCACTGTCCTGGGTGGATTAATTACCTGGAGTTGGATGGGCGCACTGCAAGGCTTTCTATGGGGAGGGTTGATTCGGATATTGTTGGTTCATCATGTTATTTGGGGAATCAACTCAATCGCCCATGTCTATGGAAGTCGTCCCTTTGATACAAGCGATCGCAGTACTAATAACATCTGGCTAATGCTTCCGAGCCTAGGAGGCTCGTTGCACAATAACCATCATGCCTTTCCTTCCTCAGCTATCTATGGACTGGAATGGTGGCAAATAGACTTAGGTAGCTGGGTTCTGCGCCTTATGGAAAAGTTTGGTTTGGTGTGGAATATCAAGAGGCCAACAGTTGAGATGGTCTTGGCTAAAAAGATCAAGCATGATAGCTAA